A DNA window from Ornithinimicrobium humiphilum contains the following coding sequences:
- a CDS encoding TRAP transporter large permease, with amino-acid sequence MSVTLIILIALGVFILLLAAEAPVAIALLAASITGLLLNAGVPRTAATLGHAAYQATSSYSLVVIPMFILMGVFVARSGILTNLFDFAARITRRLPGGIGVATVLSAAGFSAVTGSSAATVVTLGRLCVNEMRRHGYPTAFAASIVAASGTLGVLIPPSIVLVIYGILTNESVGQLLIAAVIPGILTAVAYIVTVMILARRQLAKEADRVAAAPAHRELVPAGAVAAETAAEAEVPGDAAASPAGTGTTAEPGAATPRGRFITGREAEAVLYIGIIAGAVLGGIYGGFFTETEAGAVGALLALVVLFIRSRQVEGGLLRALGDALRETAANTAMLVALLIAGSVFTLFLVTTRVPQNLTAYIVELDMNRYLVLAIILLVLLILGALIDGMSILLLTMPLTYPIMMELGFDGLWYGVIAVKMVEIGLLTPPFGLNVFMISGVVRAAKVESVFRGVLPFIAAEMVIVLLMILFPGIVTWLPSMAD; translated from the coding sequence ATGAGCGTCACCCTGATCATCCTCATCGCCCTCGGGGTCTTCATCCTGCTGCTGGCGGCCGAGGCGCCCGTCGCGATCGCCCTTCTCGCAGCCAGCATCACCGGTCTCCTGCTCAACGCCGGCGTCCCGCGGACCGCCGCCACCCTGGGCCACGCGGCCTACCAGGCGACGAGCAGCTACTCCCTCGTCGTCATACCGATGTTCATCCTCATGGGTGTCTTCGTCGCCAGGTCCGGCATCCTGACCAACCTCTTCGACTTCGCCGCCCGCATCACCCGGCGGCTGCCCGGTGGCATCGGCGTCGCGACCGTCCTCTCGGCGGCCGGCTTCTCGGCGGTCACCGGCTCCAGCGCCGCGACCGTCGTGACGCTCGGGCGCCTGTGCGTCAACGAGATGCGGCGCCACGGCTATCCCACCGCCTTCGCCGCGAGCATCGTCGCGGCGTCCGGGACGCTGGGCGTGCTCATCCCGCCCAGCATCGTGCTCGTCATCTACGGCATCCTCACCAACGAGTCGGTCGGCCAGCTCCTCATCGCCGCCGTGATCCCGGGCATCCTCACCGCGGTCGCCTACATCGTCACCGTCATGATCCTGGCCCGACGCCAGCTCGCGAAAGAGGCGGACAGGGTCGCGGCGGCACCGGCCCACCGCGAGCTCGTCCCCGCGGGGGCGGTCGCGGCCGAGACCGCCGCCGAGGCCGAGGTCCCGGGTGACGCAGCGGCGTCCCCGGCCGGGACCGGCACGACGGCCGAGCCCGGGGCGGCGACCCCCCGTGGCCGGTTCATCACCGGCCGGGAGGCCGAGGCGGTGCTCTACATCGGGATCATCGCGGGCGCGGTGCTGGGTGGCATCTACGGCGGCTTCTTCACCGAGACCGAGGCGGGGGCGGTCGGGGCGCTGCTGGCGCTCGTCGTCCTCTTCATCCGCAGCCGCCAGGTGGAGGGCGGGCTCCTGCGGGCCCTCGGGGACGCCCTTCGCGAGACCGCGGCCAACACCGCGATGCTCGTCGCCCTGCTCATCGCGGGGTCGGTCTTCACCCTCTTCCTGGTGACCACCCGCGTGCCGCAGAACCTCACCGCCTACATCGTCGAGCTCGACATGAACCGATACCTGGTGCTCGCGATCATCCTGCTCGTGCTGCTCATCCTGGGTGCTCTCATCGACGGCATGTCCATCCTGCTGCTCACCATGCCGCTGACCTACCCGATCATGATGGAGCTGGGCTTCGACGGGCTCTGGTACGGCGTCATCGCGGTGAAGATGGTCGAGATCGGGCTGCTGACGCCGCCCTTCGGGCTCAACGTCTTCATGATCTCGGGCGTCGTGCGCGCGGCGAAGGTCGAGTCCGTCTTCCGCGGGGTCCTGCCCTTCATCGCCGCGGAGATGGTCATCGTCCTGCTGATGATCCTCTTCCCCGGGATCGTCACCTGGCTGCCGTCCATGGCTGACTGA
- a CDS encoding TRAP transporter small permease has product MIRIIERFTGAVAALGAVAITAIMLLTVADVARRTLTGQSITGVVEVAPLLLLSATCLGLGYAEQTGVHVRTSMVTSRLPRTLARIVRAAGSAVCLVVLGWVAWEALDRAINAVRNADVTPGFVAIPTWPAQVLVPLGFTVFAIHVAIHLVRDLRAIRSGAPDEIELDESLEVTAL; this is encoded by the coding sequence ATGATTCGGATCATCGAGCGGTTCACCGGTGCGGTGGCGGCACTGGGGGCGGTGGCCATCACGGCCATCATGCTGCTGACCGTCGCCGACGTGGCCCGCCGCACCCTCACGGGGCAGTCGATCACGGGTGTCGTCGAGGTCGCGCCCCTCCTGCTGCTCTCCGCCACCTGTCTGGGGCTCGGGTATGCCGAGCAGACGGGCGTGCACGTCCGCACCTCCATGGTCACCAGCCGGCTGCCGCGCACCCTGGCCCGGATCGTGCGGGCCGCGGGCTCCGCGGTCTGCCTGGTCGTGCTGGGCTGGGTCGCGTGGGAGGCCCTGGACCGCGCCATCAACGCGGTCCGCAACGCCGACGTCACCCCCGGCTTCGTCGCCATCCCGACCTGGCCGGCCCAGGTCCTGGTCCCGCTGGGCTTCACCGTGTTCGCCATCCACGTCGCGATCCACCTCGTGAGGGATCTCCGGGCCATCCGGTCCGGTGCCCCCGACGAGATCGAGCTCGACGAGAGCCTGGAGGTCACCGCGCTATGA
- a CDS encoding EthD domain-containing protein — protein MIVRLGMAPRIDAFTCEEFQAHWRSSHADVVSLLPGLRRYQQFHAVLEGGAPLLDHPGFDACSALRFDSLEDMDAAFAAPHFLEAVRADEAEFVDKSRFRGVVGSWRPDRDADLGEGGEIQVLTLLRAEPGTAPTELASRLADAEEGDAGGAIVADRDAHEGRFPVTADVVRVTGHQDVGSALAAAARARAAAGAATVLGQHVARIVDVPPRAVDPRLEGTGA, from the coding sequence ATGATCGTCCGGCTCGGCATGGCGCCGCGCATCGACGCGTTCACCTGCGAGGAGTTCCAGGCGCACTGGCGCAGCAGCCACGCCGACGTCGTCTCCCTCCTGCCGGGGTTGCGGCGCTACCAGCAGTTCCACGCGGTCCTCGAGGGCGGTGCCCCGCTCCTCGACCACCCGGGCTTCGACGCCTGCTCCGCGCTGCGCTTCGACTCCCTCGAGGACATGGACGCGGCCTTCGCCGCCCCGCACTTCCTCGAGGCCGTCCGGGCCGACGAGGCCGAATTCGTCGACAAGTCCCGCTTCCGCGGCGTCGTCGGCAGCTGGCGGCCGGACCGGGACGCCGACCTCGGCGAGGGCGGAGAGATCCAGGTCCTCACCCTGCTGCGGGCGGAGCCCGGCACCGCCCCCACCGAGCTGGCCTCGCGGCTGGCCGATGCCGAGGAGGGCGACGCGGGCGGGGCGATCGTCGCCGACCGCGACGCCCACGAGGGGCGCTTCCCCGTGACGGCGGACGTCGTCCGCGTCACCGGCCACCAGGACGTCGGGTCGGCGCTGGCCGCAGCAGCCAGGGCCCGAGCGGCGGCGGGCGCCGCGACCGTCCTGGGCCAGCACGTCGCCCGCATCGTCGACGTCCCGCCCCGGGCCGTCGATCCCCGTCTCGAAGGGACTGGAGCATGA
- a CDS encoding alpha/beta fold hydrolase yields the protein MFEGFARHTVDVGPVRINAVSGGSGPAILLLHGYPQTLEQWAYVAPLLTDEFTVVCADLRGYGRSSKPEGEGEVYSFRAMAADQLAVMDELGHETFVVAGHDRGGRVAHRMALDAPERVSALVPCDVVPTWAMYHGVDRERAARYWQWYFLPLPPPFPERLIGGDPDYYFENCLVTNGGTGLEEGFRPEQLEAYRSAWRDPEMIRASCADYRAGATVDLEHDAADLDVLLEVPTFPVWGAEGLLKDLFDIEAEWRRRCAHVVGRTVPGGHFFPDQQPEATAEVIRSAAHDAAAVRA from the coding sequence ATGTTCGAGGGCTTCGCCCGCCACACCGTCGACGTCGGGCCGGTCCGGATCAATGCCGTGTCCGGGGGGAGCGGTCCGGCGATCCTGCTGCTCCACGGCTATCCGCAGACCCTCGAGCAGTGGGCCTACGTCGCGCCGCTGCTGACGGACGAGTTCACCGTCGTGTGCGCGGACCTCAGAGGCTACGGCCGGTCGTCCAAGCCCGAGGGGGAGGGGGAGGTCTACTCCTTCCGCGCCATGGCCGCCGACCAGCTGGCCGTCATGGACGAGCTGGGGCACGAGACCTTCGTCGTCGCCGGCCATGACCGGGGCGGACGGGTCGCCCACCGGATGGCCCTCGACGCGCCCGAGCGCGTCAGTGCCCTGGTCCCCTGCGACGTCGTCCCCACCTGGGCGATGTACCACGGCGTGGACCGCGAGCGGGCGGCCAGGTACTGGCAGTGGTACTTCCTGCCGCTGCCGCCGCCCTTCCCCGAGCGCCTCATCGGAGGCGACCCCGACTACTACTTCGAGAACTGCCTGGTGACCAACGGCGGCACCGGGCTCGAGGAGGGCTTCCGCCCCGAGCAGCTCGAGGCCTACCGGTCCGCCTGGCGCGATCCCGAGATGATCCGCGCCAGCTGCGCCGACTACCGCGCCGGCGCGACCGTGGACCTCGAGCACGACGCCGCCGACCTCGACGTCCTCCTCGAGGTGCCGACCTTCCCGGTCTGGGGGGCGGAGGGTCTCCTCAAGGACCTCTTCGACATCGAGGCCGAGTGGCGCCGCCGCTGCGCCCACGTCGTGGGGCGCACGGTCCCCGGCGGGCACTTCTTCCCGGACCAGCAGCCGGAGGCGACCGCCGAGGTCATCCGGTCCGCGGCGCACGACGCGGCGGCGGTGCGCGCATGA